The window GCAAGAACgttccatcatgtcttgtttCAAGACATCCCAAAACGAAGTGGTTCTGCACTCAGATCTAGATATGATGCCCCGGCGTAAAAAGGCCTGGGCCAGCTGGAATTACCTCACCCTatcgtcaccatcatcgcGAAAGGCAAACATCAACCAGGTCTCGCTCACATACAACATGAACCATCTCCAGCACATTCCCCGAAACACCTTTGGAGATGTCTTGGTTACCATGAATCCGCTTAGAAAGCCAAAGGCAGCCAAAACACAGGGACGATTTTATTACTCTCAACCGATATACACAACGGCTTCCGTCCGGGCACAGAAACTTCTCAAGCATATCCAGAACAGCCGAGGTATTAGTTATGCCGGTGCCTGGACCAAATACGGTTTCCACGAGGACGGCTTCAGCAGCGGACTCGAGGTTGCCCAGAACCATCTCGGCGCGAAGCTACCATTCCCGTACACCGACTCTACCCACAGCCGTGGTAAGAGACCTCTCCTGGGGCTCTTCGACCTTATGCTGCGCTTGGCCATATTGatcatccaagtctttgtGATTCAGATACTTGAGCGCTTGACCGGTAGCGGTGTTCCCAAGCGTCAACGGATCGTGAATGGCAAGAGTGCAAGGTTCGTAAACGGCAAGCATCGATAAAAGTTCAATTGGTTTCTCTGTTCCGTTTTGTTTTTATCATGGCCAGGAGGAGTTTTGTCTATTTTTTGAGTTTTGCAAAAATGTTTTTGTTTATATAGCATGAAGCgttgagattgttgaagCAGATTCATACCGCATGTTTTATGAATACATTTCTTTCAGTTCCTTCACAAACCTGATGTTTTCTTCTCTCGCCGTGATGATAACGCCATTATGAATACCCTTCTTGAATGAAGCAGTACAGGCATGAATGCTATTTTGACACCCTGCCGCTGGAAGCATTTGTGGCAATTCACTAACGatctgaaaagagatatAAGCTTAATGGTAGTGCCCCAGAAGTGCAACAGGCTAAGAGAGCAGTAATCAAGTCAATGAAGCCACTAGGTTCAAGAAGCATAAGATACGGTATTTGTACGTCAGTTTATGTATGCTATCTACAAGATTGAGGCTATTTATTTTGCACCCTAATACTTAAAGTAAATTATTCTGTTTTCCAGTTCTGGGTGATAGTTATGTGTTTGACAGTATCGCAACCCCAACACCCAGAAGTAGTTGCACGGCTAGACTCAGTCCCAAAATCAGATGGACGTATGCCCACTTTGATACTTCGAGCACAACTCCGTTCTGGGGCTGAAGTCCCGGTATGATGAGAGTGCTGGCGGCTTGACCAACGACAGCTACAACACCCGCCGAAAAGGCTGCTACCAGTGCCCCCATCTTATCCGTATTGCCATTTGCAGGTGCTCCATATGTTGACTCGGCAGGGTAACTCTGGAATTGTCGATCACTGTTGGTGGGACCCAGTGAAGAAGCTCCATATCCTTGAAGAGCTATTGCTGATGATGCCAACGAGGTGATATTGACACCAAGGACGTGCTCTTTGCGATAGGCGTTGAGGACAGGCCCGAAGCTAATGTTGCAGCGGTAGAACCATGGACTCGTTTCGGAGGCTTCGAAGGCTGAGATTTCGCTCCATGTTTCTCCCTGGTCTCTTGCAGCATCAAACATGAATGTTGTTTGGTTGACACCGTTCATCGCGGTGATATTGACCTCGGTCCGGTCGTTGTCTGCTATCGTGATGCTTGTCTCGTTTCCACCACCCCCCTTCGTGACTTTCCAACTACGGCAGTTTCCTGTGGCATCGACGGTGCGATTCGTGCTCACCACTAAATCGTATTTCTTTGGCCTTGACGCCCACTCCTGGAAGACGAATCTGCAGGATTTTTTACCGCAATATATCAAGGGGTCATTGTTGTCCCACAGTGTACCAGGTGTCGGAACAGCGGTTATGTCTCCCCATACCCAACCAAGTGCAATAGTTCCGTAACTAACTTGCGATCAATATATGTGGATAGTTGTGGCTAGGCAATCAGAACGGTAACTAACATACCTATTTGCAGTGTATCGCATCGCGCCCAAGGCTTGGGACTTGGACGATAGAACCCTGGCTGTTTCCAAATCGGAAAAGTCTGGTACTGTGACGTTGCCAGGTTTGAGAATCGCAGCCGAGTCAGCTGTGTTCGTGGAGTAAATCAGGCCCAACATAGCCAAAGCAATTTGTGACACAAGATTGAGTAGAACGAAAGTGATGGCGTAAATCCGTATGGAACGCGAACCAGTTTCCCAAGTGAGCTGGATAACCTTGGTCAAATCTTTGGCTTTTAGGATTAGCTCAGTCTGTCACATCTTGTTAGCAATTAACCGTCAATGACTTGACAAAACTTCTTACTTCTCGTTTTGGCCATTCTCGAAGCTCGAGAATCCACCACCTAATCTCTTTGGCCATAGCCTCGAGAGATATGGTTATACTCATGCCGAGACCGAGAGAAAGGCCAATGATAAGTGCATTAAACTCTCTCTTCGTCCCTGTCCCCATGACATTTTGCTGGGAAAAGTGCCAGAGAACCACGTAGATGGCTATAACGAAGAGAACAGAGACGAACCATCTTGATAAATTTGCAATGAGCCCCTTTCGTAGATGCTTGGGCCGCTTGCGAAGTGTTTGTGCGCCCATTGGTCTGCTTTCCTGGTGATGGGTTGAATTTGTCGATGCTGATAATCTTGGATTTTtgtctggtgatgatgttgatgtaaAAAGAGGATTGGATTCCTCCCTTGACTGGTATACATGGTGTTGCTCCGACCCAGGTTGCTCTTTCGGTGTCTGGAACCTCTCCAACTCGATCTCGTCTGGACTCCGGTATTCACATCTGTCTTGAAGTATGGGTCGTTCCATGGTCATAGTGAAGGTGCAGAGAGTTTATAAGGAAGAATatggtgatgttttgtaTGTATTTAAGATTTCCACTGTCTGCCTCTTTAATGGGGGGCGGGTTTTGGCTCAATCCGTTGTCCATGTAAAGTTAAAATAAGGGTTTTACCGTTGAAGAGTCACTGCCAGGGATCGGCTACTAAGCTTTGTTATACCAACCAggctaggtaggtagtggATTGTAGAGAGCTTAAGATGCGAGCTTGGGAGACAGAAAATAAACAGCTCAAGAGCAGGTCTAAGATGGTATAAGAATGGCTAAACTATTTGTATCTTAGGCCAGCAATCAAGCTTTTCTATAACCTTGAGAGCAGGATATCCAATTCTACTTCGCAATCTTGCTTCACCTGTGGCTAACGAAAACCTAACCGTATACAGGATGCATCGTGGCCTGGATGTTTGGGTTTGTTCCGTTAAGACATGATCTAGACCTGTAATGTACAGCATCGTAGCTGGGTATACAAAGTTCAGTAGCGCCAATTAATCCTAGTGCCGAAAGGAATACGAGCAGACAAATACTATTAGCCAAAAGACATCAGAGACCCACAGATATCGCGAAAAACATCCCAGTTAGGTTTTCGGTCAATGGGAACGGGAGGCATCCAATGGCCTCTACAACCATATTGTGTTTTTATATGATTAAGGCTGATGAACAAATACGGGGTAGGAAAAGGTCTCACGACGAGATATGTGTTGTCGGAAATGGCAATGTATGTCACTCTGTGAACTGGGTTAGATACACAAGAGTTGTTTGCGTTTTGACTATTAACCTACCTACACGGTAAGGTCTGTAACTCTGTAGAAGAATTCTAGGTACAATTGAACTTTTGACATATACTTTGGTATTAGTATAATGACACGAAAAGGAACACAGAATGGGCAATTCTAGAAACAATAAAGAATAAACAAGGATTTTTACATGTCTTGGGTAGTATGAActtccttcaagacttcGTAATTAATCGACCTTCCCCATAGGGTAGCTTTAAATGCACCGGCGTTCCAGAGTCCGACCGCCGACGTCACCCAGAAATCGTCAAATATCATCTGACCTCGAGCTTCACTTCCACCAACAGATAAATCACCCCTGTCCCCGCACCCAATTGACCATGAACGCCGCGCCTCAACTTGCGCGAAGCTCAGCCAGAGCGGCTGCATCGTCATGgtcatgcttcttctgccaAAACGCCCGACCAAAGGCCCAGCGAACAGGCCTCAACTTTGCCCGCAATGCCTCCAACCAGACGCCGAGACCGAGAAAGCCTTATACCCCCacgatggaggagattcGCGCGTATTATAGCAAGAAGAACAGGACGATAGCGTAAGAATGATCTAGGGATTGGATTGCGGTCTTGGCTTATGATGATCAGGTACTACACCTTGAGTACGATCCTCGGATTTATCGCTCTTACTTATGGCTCAGTGCCGCTGTACAAGATGGTAACTCTCCTCCCATGTGTCTATTTTCTTCATCTAACACCTATATAGATCTGCCAAACCACTGGCTGGGGAGGTCAACCCATACGTGCCCATGGTGGTCCCGGCTctgatgatggtgatctCGCAAGCCGACTCGTTCCCGTCAAAGACGCCAAGCGAATCAAGGTCACCTTCAGCGCTTCTGTCTCCGACGTCCTGCCCTGGAAGTTTGTCCCTCAGCAGCGAGAAGTCCGTGTCCTTCCTGGCGAGACCGCGCTGGCATTCTACAAGGCGACCAACAAGAGTGACCAGGACATCATTGGAGTGGCTACATACAGTGTGACGCCCGCGCAATGTGCGCCGTACTTCAGCAAGATCCAGTGCTTCTGCTTTGAAGAGCAGCGTCTCAATGCAGGCGAGACCGTGGACATGCCTGTTTTCTTCTACCTGGATCCTGATCTGCTCAACGATATGAACATGAAGGGTGTCGAGACGGTGACACTGAGCTATACGTTCTTCAGTACGTTTGACATGTGACAATGAAAAATATGATGCTAATATCCTTAACAGAAGCAAGATACGATAACAACGGACGATTCCAGAGGCCTATGTCGAAATAGGTGAATCATACACATATCTGATAAAATGTACATTATGCACCCCTCTACTTGTAAAATACAACCGTAACGCTCAAGCGCAAATGTTGGACATATGCAATGCAACGATCAGTGGTTTGTTTTTACTCAACATTGAAGAACACATATCTTATCAATGAACAACTACACGTGTAAAAATTCTTATGTATCAATGATTAAACACATTTCAAGTATCAATACTATTCCCCCAAACATCTTCATGCAAATACCTCTCACAAttcatcatctcagcaacaTAAGTCGATAATGAACGACATGTCCCAAAAGCGTAAATGCGGCCCGCTTCAGAGGCCGACTTAGCTTGCAAGGGTCGCTGAAAATCTCAACCCCTGCTTAGGTCAGCATCACGTGCACACAGATCCATTTTTTTCAAATGGGTAAATCCGCACacattttcttcctcttcgaaAATTTCTCTGTTGTCAATCCGTTCTTCATTGCTCGACTAACTTTCCAGCGTCGTCCTCGCCAAACCACCGCCACAatgaccaagatcaaccccTGTATGTGCCTCGATACGCAGTTGCAATTTCTGTATCATGTTTACTGACTTTTGGAACAGccgtcgcttcttctcgccgcAAGAGCCGTGCTGCTCACTTCAAGGCTCCCTCTGACCAGCGCCGTGTTATCATGAGCGCTCCCCTCTCCAAGGAGCTCCGTGAGCAGTACAACGTAAGTTTTCATCGCCTGGAAAAATTCTTTCACAGTTCCTAACATTACCCAGGTCCGCTCTATCCCCATCCGaaaggacgacgaggtcACCATTGTCCGTGGTTCCAACAAGGGCCGTGAGGGCAAGATCACCTCCGTGTACCGTCTCAAGTACGTTGTCCATGTCGAGCGTGTCACCcgcgacaaggccaacggCCAGTCCGTTCCCCTGGGCATCCACCCCTCCAACTGtgtcatcaccaagctcaagcttgacaaggacCGTGAGGACATTCTGCGCCGCTCCAAGGTTGGCCGTGAGCTCGCTGCCAACAACAAGGTCACCGCTTAAGCGGATGATTTTGtcgagcaacaccaacaaaaaACCAACATTTGGAACTTTCAAGACGACATGATCAAACCTTCCCTCCCAGGCGAGGACaaatcttttcttttttcacCACTCACAATCACGGCACCAATGTGAGCAACATCAAGGGCaaaagttgatgaggaaatggGCATAATACTCCGGCGTTTTACGATACCTGCGTGCTTTCCTTCGGACGGCGCGGTACCCGGTCTACAGCAGGGTAGATGAATTGAGAATTTTTAGGGTTCTCAATGGCCATTTCACTCACTGGTGAAATGCTCCATGGGAGGTTTATCCCGAAGTCTTGACCTGCTCTCTCCCCACATGCACATTCGCGAGTCCCCTCGTGATGTTCTGTTGGACAGATGCTCCGTCCCATCTGTCCTCTCGTAGGATGCTAACTCCATCACCAGACGCATTCATGCAATGCCTGTCTGTCGTAGACTGCAATTCTGCACTCCGGTGCCTTGACCACGGTAAGTCGTAGACTTCCAAACCCACCGCTAGGATATCTCCGCGTCAACCACTTAGATCCATGGTTTTCGAGGTATACGTCTAGCGAAGAGTAAACCCTTCAGGACCCAAACTATCATGGGGTCCTGTTCTCCCTAGAAGATTTTCACCGAGTTGCTAATGAGGCTGGAAATTTGAAGGTGAGGTACATGCTTTAGTGAACACCATCTTTTTTACATGGGTAATAAATTTGAATTGCCTGAGCTACTGGACAAACTTGACTATCTGCAATCAAGTCGCCACATGCTTATGAACGTCGGTCGTGTCCCAAGTACTGCCGTCAGTGAAATCACATCAAACTAGGGACTGGTAAGTCACAAGCAATAGTTGTGATTGAGTGTGTGTTCTATCTAATCGTATAAAGTTCTCTAAACATAATATGAGTTCCGTACAATCCAGCCAtgccattgacaagaatgaTTCATCTCCCTGATGCTCGCATTTTGTGGTAATCCTTCTGAGGTCTGTCCGTGGCCCTTAAAATCCTAACATGTTATTAATTTTAGCACTGATGTTGCCTGAACGCCTGTATGCATAGGCGCTATAGATAATGAGATGTTGATCATGGCAACCAAATGCAAAGAGTGGCCTACTCGAGCTAGTCGCGAGTAAAAGCACACCTCCCAGCATGGAGCACGCGAAGAAGTTGTGCAGTGAGTCATATAAAACGTAACCATGAGAACAATGACTGATGCTTATCGAAAGCATTGAGAATATGGCACTGCATACTGTGTCGcgaccaagaaaagaaaaaagcagATGCTGTGGAGAGGTACTGCTTAGATGAGGCTGTTCAACGAGTCGAGAACCCATGGGGGTTGTCTTGAAAGCTGGCACTGCGGAGCTGctgttcaagaagctcaaggg is drawn from Fusarium graminearum PH-1 chromosome 3, whole genome shotgun sequence and contains these coding sequences:
- a CDS encoding cytochrome c oxidase assembly protein COX11, encoding MNAAPQLARSSARAAASSWSCFFCQNARPKAQRTGLNFARNASNQTPRPRKPYTPTMEEIRAYYSKKNRTIAYYTLSTILGFIALTYGSVPLYKMICQTTGWGGQPIRAHGGPGSDDGDLASRLVPVKDAKRIKVTFSASVSDVLPWKFVPQQREVRVLPGETALAFYKATNKSDQDIIGVATYSVTPAQCAPYFSKIQCFCFEEQRLNAGETVDMPVFFYLDPDLLNDMNMKGVETVTLSYTFFKARYDNNGRFQRPMSK
- a CDS encoding 60S ribosomal protein L26-1, translating into MTKINPSVASSRRKSRAAHFKAPSDQRRVIMSAPLSKELREQYNVRSIPIRKDDEVTIVRGSNKGREGKITSVYRLKYVVHVERVTRDKANGQSVPLGIHPSNCVITKLKLDKDREDILRRSKVGRELAANNKVTA